A stretch of Desulfuromonas sp. DNA encodes these proteins:
- a CDS encoding integration host factor subunit beta, translating into MTKSELVEQLSDVNSGLNKKEAELIVNTIFGSIGDALADGDRVEIRGFGSFSIRERDAREARNPKSGEVVRIPSKKTPFFKTGKELRARVDS; encoded by the coding sequence ATGACGAAAAGCGAACTTGTCGAGCAACTCTCAGATGTCAATTCCGGCCTGAACAAGAAAGAAGCTGAACTGATTGTTAATACCATTTTCGGCAGTATCGGCGATGCCCTGGCCGATGGCGATCGTGTCGAGATTCGCGGGTTCGGATCATTCAGTATCCGTGAACGTGATGCCCGGGAGGCACGGAACCCGAAAAGTGGTGAAGTCGTCAGGATCCCGTCGAAAAAAACCCCATTTTTCAAAACCGGTAAAGAACTGCGCGCCCGGGTTGATTCCTGA